One Candidatus Planktophila sp. DNA segment encodes these proteins:
- a CDS encoding ferredoxin reductase family protein, giving the protein MTQATRIYKHSSAGTDWAALLLGGGLGLTLALQLTTVRKSDFTTVYANVASLSRLLALVGTYFALVGILLVARIPWIERGVGHDRLVTWHRKLGPWSLYAISAHVLLVIISFAGQDSIPLYKELWEMLLTFDWLWFALAGFFLMIFAGVTSYKKARAKLSYETWWLVHIYTYFAIAASFMHQVFNGQMFIGHPLNRAYWSSLYVLVAFSIMYWRFGVPLIRSMKVNLKIEKVIIEGPGVISVIMKGRNLHKLGAQGGQFFGWRFLARGHFLMSHPYSLSAAPTQHLLRITVKDLGDHSRSLAFLKPGTRVFVEGPYGAFTAGRSTRPHVVLVGGGVGITPVRALIDEFNGGVQMDLIYRASKQEDVVLREELDYLAFKSGGSIRIHYLVGSRTEHPMDADSLTALVPQFADSDIYICGPQALVDAVRKAAEDSGVPKNRFHDESFSFS; this is encoded by the coding sequence ATGACCCAGGCAACCCGTATTTATAAGCATTCCAGTGCTGGAACTGATTGGGCGGCCTTACTTCTGGGTGGTGGGCTTGGTTTAACTCTCGCCCTGCAATTAACTACGGTGCGAAAGAGTGATTTTACTACGGTCTATGCAAATGTAGCTTCGCTGTCAAGGCTTCTTGCCCTTGTCGGTACATACTTTGCATTGGTTGGAATTTTGTTAGTCGCTCGAATTCCTTGGATCGAACGCGGCGTCGGTCATGATCGATTGGTGACCTGGCACCGTAAATTAGGTCCGTGGTCGTTGTATGCGATTAGTGCCCATGTTTTACTGGTAATAATCTCTTTTGCAGGTCAAGATTCAATCCCTTTGTATAAAGAGTTATGGGAAATGCTTCTGACATTTGATTGGTTGTGGTTTGCACTCGCTGGATTTTTTTTAATGATATTTGCAGGTGTGACATCATATAAAAAAGCGCGCGCAAAGTTGAGCTATGAAACATGGTGGCTCGTTCACATTTATACCTACTTCGCTATTGCTGCATCTTTTATGCATCAAGTTTTTAATGGCCAAATGTTTATCGGCCATCCACTGAACCGTGCATATTGGAGTTCACTGTATGTGTTGGTGGCATTCTCAATTATGTACTGGCGTTTTGGTGTGCCGCTAATTCGCTCGATGAAAGTTAATTTAAAGATTGAAAAAGTTATTATTGAAGGCCCTGGTGTTATCTCGGTCATTATGAAGGGGCGCAACTTACATAAGTTGGGTGCTCAAGGAGGTCAGTTCTTCGGTTGGCGTTTTTTAGCTCGTGGACATTTTTTAATGTCACATCCTTATTCACTTTCGGCGGCACCTACTCAGCACTTATTGCGAATCACCGTTAAAGATCTTGGTGATCATTCGCGTTCCTTAGCTTTCCTAAAACCGGGCACACGAGTATTCGTGGAAGGTCCATATGGTGCATTTACAGCGGGGCGAAGCACGAGGCCACATGTGGTTTTGGTAGGCGGCGGAGTTGGAATCACACCAGTGCGTGCCTTAATTGATGAATTCAATGGTGGAGTACAGATGGATCTAATTTATCGTGCATCAAAGCAGGAAGATGTAGTTCTTCGCGAGGAGTTGGATTACTTGGCTTTTAAAAGCGGCGGATCTATTCGTATTCACTACTTAGTGGGCTCTCGCACAGAGCATCCAATGGATGCTGACTCACTGACCGCCCTGGTGCCTCAGTTCGCCGATTCAGATATATACATCTGTGGACCGCAGGCTTTAGTGGATGCGGTACGAAAGGCGGCAGAGGATTCTGGGGTTCCAAA